Part of the Anticarsia gemmatalis isolate Benzon Research Colony breed Stoneville strain chromosome 14, ilAntGemm2 primary, whole genome shotgun sequence genome, AAATAGAATTAAAAGACACTCTACAATGGACCAAAGCCCTTTCAACCGAGCACAAATACGTATTGGAATTTTAAATCCCAGCAAAATATACCTCAGGTGTTCACAAGAATGAAACGAtacaattcattattttattgttgggcTCGTTGTAAATAGGTAAACGGATACGTGCTAAGATGCAAACGTGCAGATTGTTGCTATATTTTTCAGACCATTTTATTATGCAACCGGTTATGGCAAGATTGgatcaaaactaaaataagaaaaaaagctactacctacttattttagtttttgtgcAACGTCCTTAGTACTATTTTAAAAAGAGGAATTACCTAACTAGGTAGTTTATTCTATCAGTAAATAATTACCCGTAAGTGCTTACACAAGAActacttaggtacctactattcaGTATTTAGGTACACATTCAACTGTAAGTTAAACTGAGGCAACTGCTGTATCTTCTTTGAACAATCAATTGTATTTACGGCAGGTATTGCATGGTATCTCTATAATATGTTATCCTCATAGTTAAGTAAGATCTAATGACATTATCTAAAGCCTTTTActtatacattttcaatattgtatccaaaattaaaaaaaaaaacaaagcttttaGCTTGGGCGTAACATAACATATGGGATAACATAACgcgatattatattaatatcagGAAACTTCTAAAAAAAGCATGTTCATAGGTCTAATATTAGGGTAATTTTTTGAGTACTTTCATGTTAAACTTCAAATGGTAAACATTTGAAGTTTTTTTGAAGAGGTTTTACTGGCAATTTCTTATCGAGGAACGCCAAGACCTTTAGAATCTTCATACACTACTACGAAATCGCATAGGTACATCAGCCTGATTTGTAAGAAAAGCATTTTATTCCTGTAATATCGGTGTATGGAGAGAGGTCTACAGTCTACCTGTTTAAGTTAGTAGGTTTGCTTGCCGTGGACaggattataaaattaataatcatcAGGACACCGTAACATTTGGTCAATCAGTTCTCATCGCTCGTAGACTGAAGCATGTTAGATTGATTAGAGGCAAAAGAGTATCTAATTCAATATCCTTACTTAAATACTGCCATCTGTTAGTAAATATGGAATCTTaaacttcttttttatttaatagatggCGTTTCATCTTTGGACTGAACTACGCCATCTATGAGTCAATAGTTAAATAATGTAGCTAAAGCTAAATTATTTCCACTGAACGGTAGATGGCGTTGaattaaattctattaaatATGTGTCAATTTTTAGTCTGACAACCCCAGTTCTATAAAACGGGACGCTTGCTTGAATATGCTTCTTTTTGATTGGTTGATCGCCTCGGTACGAAATGGCATTCGAGTTCGTCGGCTCCGCCATTTTGCCAtcgcaggggccgaaacaggtcagtaaagtcagtaaaagtcagtatttttggacctggtcagtaaaagtcagtattttcgaaaatcggtcagtatagtcagtatttttccaaactcaacgatatttttttggttttccttagctgttggccaatcttacattctcgatttgcccagtaatgatatcagagggctgctttggatgctcgatattatgtggatgatctacgtaatATATACATCCATTacagcatcacatgacttcaatagaatagcaaattaaaatttactatttttttgaaatcaatagtataaagtgaaaattttttagcgccgttgcgcacttttctgtaatttttaaaaacttctaaactcgcGTCCGGGCACgtgacctgatcgaaaattcgtaagacctgattgaaaattcgtaagacctgattgaaaattcgtaagacctgattaaaaattcgtaagtcctgattgaaaattcgtaagacctgattgaaaattcgtaagacctgattgaaaattcgtaagtcctgattgaaaattcgtaagacctgattgaaaattcgtaagacctgattgaaaattcgtaagaccagatcgaaaactttactaacaatagaaaaagctctttaacacaataaaaaggcggtgctggttgactatggggatgatggagaccaataaccgaaaataatctttttaaccgacatctaaaaaggattttgtcttttcaattcgactgtattttttttttatttcacaccgttcacctgaaaaacggtttagaaatggtctgtatttggtcagtatttttgaatttttggtcagtaaaatcagtatttttgacctcggaacttgtttcggcccctgccaTCGCTTAGCGGCGGAAGAGgagaaaatagaaatatttcaaGCATCAAGCCGCATTGCGGCAATCTGCATATTTTACTAGAAGGTACGTCCAAATAACTTGATATACATGCTTTTACTTTCTATATCGTGTATTATTTCGTGTGCACTACAAGGTATCTCCTCGATTAATTCTATGTTGATCGTGGTCGTTTTTTCGGTGCTATAATAACTAGGCTCACCCATTCGGAAACACAAGCTTTACTCTGTTTTCGTTAGTTACGAGCCTAACATTTCTTTGAAAAACACGATATTatgttgatattttgtattatttctacaaataaaGCTCTTATTTCCAGGTGTAGGATAAGGCCGCAAAGATGTATCTCTACAACTTGACTTTGCAAGGGTCTACATCCATTACACATGCCGTGCATGGGAATTTTTCCGGCACCAAACAGCAAGAAATAGTGATATCACGTGGGAAGACCCTAGAACTTTTGCGACCGGATCCCAATACCGGCAAAGTTCATACATTGATGAAAGTGGAAATATTTGGCGTCATCCGTTCTATGATGTCATTTCGGCTCACTGGAGGCACCAAAGGTAaatgtactttatatttttaggcCACGTGGGAGATAAAGGGCGGGACTGCGAGTGCTAACCTATAAGTGACGCGGTCGTAATTATAGGTTAAAATTACGTGTTCTTAtctttgtttgtatattattgttgttgCATCGTCTTGCTCCATCCACTTACTACACACAGTGCATGGGATAACTAGATGCATAGAGTGACCGCCAATGCGTCGCTCTGctcaatttttatatttgttcagATGTACCGCAGtggcacaatttatttttgctcACAGTAACTATCTTTATAAATTGTAGACTTgaaattattaacataattttacttacaattACAGATTACATTGTGATTGGCTCTGATTCTGGTCGGATTGTGATATTAGAATACATCCCTAAGAAAAATATTCTGGAAAAAGTTCACCAAGAAACATTTGGGAAGTCGGGATGCAGGCGCATTGTCCCGGGTCAATACTTGGCCATTGATCCTAAAGGCAGAGCAGTTATGATCGGTAAGACTTGTTCAATTACATTCTTCTTATTTACCAGTCTAGTAAAATTAGTTTATGGGCTATGAACAAATTGAGAACCATTGCCGAAGTAGTAACAGAATACTGATGTAGTGATGTGCCAATCTGCACTTATTTCCAAGAGGATCTAGAAAAATTGTCACCGTGATCTGGCATCATTGCTCAAGTTGTTAGGCAGAACCTATACTAGTCCATATGTTGGATAGCCTTTATCTGGGAATCTATAATTTGTAACATAAATGTATGCAGATTTACACTTTccctgaaaatataaattacattgatcataaaattattttaaaatctctttGCTATTAAATATGGCAATATCCTCAAGTTAATATTTAACCAGATGGTTGGTATTGtaaatttaagtattattatttccaCATCTGttgtatttgtaatacaatGAAAAATTGTAAAGACATTCACAAGACAAGTTTTTGAAAAGACTTGGCAACGGCTGCTTTTTGTAACCTTTTGTGATAACTTGAAGCAGCTGCTCTCCCCCTCTTGTGGACTAAGcattattattgttaacttAAGTCTCTTGTTATAGGTGCCATTGAAAAGCAGAAGCTTGTCTACATTTTGAACAGAGATGCTGAAGCCAGACTCACTATTTCTTCTCCATTGGAAGCCCACAAGTCAAACACATTGGTATACCACATGGTTGGTGTAGATGTTGGCTTTGAAAACCCAATGTTTGCCTGTCTGGAGATTGATTATGAAGAGGCTGACTCTGATCCTTCAGGTATgtctcaaaattaatttatctaactGTTAAATGCGGCCTCTATTAGTTGGAATATTTATCACAGTTTTTAGTCACCTgtctcattttttttattcattgttatGTCTACTATGATTATTTTGAGGTCCGTGTTTCCGATTGACAGTGACGCCAAATCCTCTTTGAATGAGTTCAACTCAAGATCATTGTCTAGTCATGCTTGTGATTCCTCAGTAtttgatttttactttttttcacAGGTGAAGCTGCTCAGAAAACACAACAAACCCTAACATTCTATGAACTGGATTTAGGGTTAAATCATGTAGTAAGAAAATACTCTGAACCTCTTGAAGAACATGCTAACTTCCTTATAACAGTGCCTGGAGGCAATGATGGACCATCAGGAGTACTCATTTGTTCAGAAAATTATCTGACATACAAGAACTTAGGAGACCAACACGACATTCGATGTCCTATTCCTCGACGGCGAAATGACTTGGATGATCCAGAAAGGGGCATGATATTTGTCTGCTCAGcaacacacaaaacaaaatctatGTTCTTCTTCTTAGCACAAACAGAGCAAGGAGACATATTCAAAATTACTATTGAGACTGATGATGATATGGTAACTGAGATTAAACTAAAGTACTTTGATACAGTACCTGTAGCAACAGCTATGTGTGTTCTCAAAACTGGATTCCTGTTTGTGGCTTGTGAATTTGGCAACCAGTAAGTATCTAATATCACTTATAACTCAGCAAATAGTTCAAGATCACTATCTAAGTTAATATTAAGATGTTGCTATTTCAGTCCAGCAAAATATTTGGATCAAGTTTGCATGATAATACTAAGAACTAGAGACATTTGGTGCTCTGTTTTATAACATACCATGCTAGAGTAATAATCTCCGAACCAAGGTCCTCCCTTACATTATGGGGGAGAGCACACTGATGCGagatttacaaacaaactacttaaaataaatttctgtgTCCTTGGAAGGGTATAGCAGATATTTTCATGTGTATTTGTTTCTTTCAGCTACCTGTATCAAATTGCTCACTTGGGTGATGAAGACGATGAGCCAGAATTCAGTTCAGCAATGCCTTTAGAAGAAGGAGACACATTCTTCTTTGCACCCCGACCTCTAAGAAATCTTGTGCTTGTGGATGAACTGGACTCCCTCTCACCCATATTAggtaattatcattttattctgAAATTCACTCTCATTTCCTTTTGTACcaagaatgttttatttaatcacttttatgtttttagCTTGTCGTGTTGCCGACTTAGCTGGTGAGGATACACCACAAGTATATCTGGCATGTGGGCGTGGGCCAAGGTCGTCATTAAGAGCACTGAGGCATGGTCTAGAAGTAGCTGAGATGGCTGTGTCTGAGTTGCCTGGCTCACCTAATGCTGTGTGGACTGTCAGAAGGCACAAAGATGGTAAGTTACCTTTATAAGATCTAGTTCATATTAAACAGgctatattaaattttatattaacagcATTGTTGGTGAATGGTTGGCACACCATTTAATAGATTTGTTGGTTCACATAACatacaataaagtttattttcaagaaTAGCTAAAgtggataaaatataattttcacaaGAAATTAAGTGGAAAGACAAAGGAGCGTAATGATTATATCTTTTGGTCCGTGTTACCGACATACCGTGACGTTACAATTAACCACTTATGAATGCTCCTCTTTATCAACAAATTACTAATAAAACCCTGGTTGTTTGTCATACATAAACACCAGTGGTTTTTCTTTTCAGAATCTACTATCGGCCGATGAACGAATAAGAGATGGTTTCAACAAACACTCGAAGGTAGGCACCAAAGACTTCATTTAACGCAACCGGAAGCTGCCGTCATCAGAAGATTTCTGCTATAAGTAGACATTTGCTAATAGGTCGTATTTTACCTTGGACTTTTTCTTTTGGTTACAGAGGAATATGATTCTTACATCATTGTGTCGTTCGTTAACGCGACGCTTGTGCTGTCTATCGGTGAGACTGTAGAAGAAGTAACGGACTCCGGTTTCCTGGGCACAACTCCGACGCTCAGCTGTCATGCACTGGGCAACGACGCTCTCGTGCAGGTGTACCCGGATGGCATCAGACACATTCGTGCCGACAAACGTGTTAACGAATGGAAGGCGCCAGGGAAAAAGTCTATCGTTAAATGTGCAGTTAACCAGAGACAAGTCGTTATCGCTTTGACTGGAGGGGAATTAGTGTATTTCGAAATGGACCCTGTAAGTATTATATTACTctcattttattcaatattccGACGTGTTTGTATGGTCATGCTTTCGGGTGAGGCCATACAAGGGTGGTGCGTAGCTGCCTCATGCAGTGAAAGGCCCACAACGTCGCAGAGCATGTCTCGCTCCCGCTTGCGGTAGAGCGAGGCACTCGGCATATTCCATAGCCGAGCTGGAGCCGTTCAGGCGATGAAGGCGGCAAAACCATGCCGTGGACAATCCTTCCATAAATGTAACAAACAAGTTgcttcattttcaaaaatataatagtgtGATTACcattgttatgtaatttttagACTGGTCAACTCAATGAGTACACTGAAAGGAAGAAGCTGTCGACAGAAGTGTCATGTATGGCATTGGGATCTGTGGCGACTGGTGAACAGAGAGCATGGTTCTTAGCTGTGGGACTCAATGATAACACTGTCAGAATTATCTCTTTGGACCCTTCGGTAAGAATACTCAAAATATCCTTTGCTTTCATTTAGTGTCTGTTTTAAAATGATGATACAAGGACACCACTGAGTCACTTTGATTACAACAACCCAAAAATGCGTTATTCTCAGACTTctgatacattatttattttttaaaacatccaCACATGTAAAGAAACCAAAGATTAATTAGTGCCTATTTTCCAGGATTGTTTGTCACCACGGTCTATGCAAGCTTTGCCGGCCGGCGCGGAGTCATTGTGCATTGTTGAACAACCATTTGAGTCTGGAGCTAAATCTGCCTTGCAGTTAAACATTGGCCTAAGCAATGGAGTACTTTTAAGAACTACACTGGATTCCGTCAGTGGTGACTTAGCTGACACAAGAACAAGGTAATTTAACTTCTTTTCCTAAATAGACCAATGTATTAAAGTGATTCCTATGATGACAAACTTTTCGCTCCTTTTACAACCGAATTATCTTGAAGATTACTTAACCAGATCTGAGATTACATATCTGCCGCAATATTCGCACATATCTCAcgatttcataataataatcaggttttttatatttttagatatttggGATCGAGGCCTGTAAAACTGTTCAAAGTCCGCGTACAAGCTGCCGAGGCAGTGTTAGCTGTGTCGTCAAGAACTTGGTTGGGTTACCACTACCAGAATCGCTTCCACCTCACACCACTGTCTTACGAATGCTTGGAATATGCGGCCGGATTTAGTTCTGGTaagcagtttatttttattaatttactaaatatttgttgttgatTACCGACGTGTTTGTATGGTCATGCTTTCGGGTGAGGCCATACAAGGGTGGTGCGTAGCTGCCTCATGCAGTGAAAGGCCCACAACGTCGCAGAGCATGTCTCGCTCCCGCTTGCGGTAGAGCGAGGCACTCGGCATATTCCATAGCCGAGCTGGAGTCGTTCAGGCGATGAAGGCGGCAAAACCATGCCGTGGACAAACATCCTCTTATTAAATTGCTTATAGAACAAgctcaaacaaatattataacatccCATTCTGTTTTCAGAACAATGTGCCGAGGGTATTGTAGCGATCTCTTCAAACACTCTTAGGATTTTGGCTCTGGAGAAGCTCGGCGCAGTTTTCAATCAGACTTACTTACCACTAGAATATACGCCTAGGAAATTCGTAATCAACACTGACAACAATCACATCTTTATTCTTGAAACCGATCACAACTCCTACACGGAAGACATGAAGAAACAAAGAAggtaaatattactattattataggccttgactttttttttcttttcatagtGATGACACTAACACACAATACCCGAATTTAATGTAGATACTCCTGCAGTACTGAATACAACCTAAAagtacaaataattttgtaaaaatagtaaCAACACTAATCAGATTTTGTTAACTCTAGGGTTCAAATGGCTCAAGAAATGCGAGAGGCAGCGGCAGGCGGAGGTCCTGAGGAACAGCAACTGGCAAACGAAATGGCTGATGCATTCCTTTCCGATACTTTACCTGAAAATGTATTTTCGTCGCCGAAAGCCGGAGCAggtaaataaacaaaccttcatattattaagcatttaatatttattaagccACGTCTTCTGGGCAAGAGCAGAAAATGTCATTGAGCTTACTGACTCTAATCGGATGTGGCGATATTAAATCCCAACGTTAATCCCAGATGATCTTAATATAAGTCATTTGATTCAAGTTCGGGAAACATTTAGCTTATATTCATTTAGTTCATTGTTTTGCTATAATTTTGgactataataaatgtatgtaatcatTCTTAGGTATGTGGGCGTCTCAAATTCGCGTTGTTGATATGGGAACCAGTGGAGGTCAACCAACCACATTATTCAAGTTACCCCTGGAACAGAACGAAGCAGCCGTGTCTGGATGTATCGTGCGATGGGTCGCCCACGCCGAGCACGCACAGCCACATTTGGTCGTCGGTGTCGCTAAAGATATGATACTTTCACCAAGATCATGTACTCAAGGCAGTTTACATGTTTATAAGGTAAATATACTAAACTTACATAGAAGGTATCAAAACATCAAGTATTCAATGATGTCAACTTACTCGCTCCGTGTTTCATCTGAAATACATTGACGATTACTTAACCAGATCTGAGAACAatgaataatcaaaattattgagTTACCTGTAGAATAGATTTGTAACCATAACTCTTTTTGTAGATATATGGCAGTACTGGCAAGTTGGAACTCGTTCACAAGACACCCATCGACGAATATCCTGGCGCATTAGCACCTTTCAACGGAAAACTTCTCGCAGGAGTTGGGCGCATGCTAAGGCTCTACGATATTGGCAGACGAAAATTGCTCCGTAAATGCGAAAACAGACACATTCCTAACCTCATAGCAGACATCAAAACAATCGGCCAGAGGATATATGCATCTGATGTACAAGAATCGGTTTTCTGTCTAAAATACAAGAAAAGAGAAAATCAGTTGATCATATTTGCTGATGACACCAATCCACGATGGATTACTAACAGTTGTATACTAGATTACGACACTGTAGCAATGTCTGACAAGTTCGGCAACGTAGCTGTGATGAGACTGCCACAATCTGTGACGGACGACGTTGACGAAGACCCGACTGGAAACAAAGCTCTCTGGGATAGAGGTAAGCACTTTATTTAACACTTGTTATTATGAATCCCAATATgatgaaacaaaatttatatacaTGCTAGACTAATGAAAGCAATGATTACTAACTCGCATCTGATAACTGCTATACGAATCATTACAATTTTTTGACTATGACACACAATGAcaagtattttcattttcagGTCTTTTAAATGGAGCTTCACAGAAGGGTGACATCACGGTCAATTTCCATGTTGGCGAGACTGTGACGTCGCTGCAAAGGGCCACGCTCATTCCGGGCGGATCGGAGGCGCTATTGTACGCAACCGTCAGTGGATCTCTCGGCGTTTTACTTCCATTTACATCCAGAGAAGACCACGGTTTCTTCCAACATCTGGAGATGCACATGCGAAGTGAACACATGCCCCTATGTGGTCGTGATCACTTGTCGTTTAGAAGTTATTATTATCCAGTTAAGGTTGGTAAATCAAAATAGTTCTATACTTTTTGTGTCCCGACTTTACATAGTTGACATGATTCCAAATAATCATAGccaactttatttttgttacaacttAGTCATCCAACAGTTAGTCAGCAGCTGTTCTCCCAGAGCGAGCAGTTGTGTTACACTGTTGGCAGAGCACGGCGGGCGCTCGGCGGTGTGTGCGCTCGTCGTTATGACAGCGCCGCTCCGCCGCCGCCCGTCTAGTTCCTGAGAGTCGGGACGCGCacattttagcgctactgtagTTTATGGAACGTACATTTCCACATTTATCTTTACTCAGTAATTGGAAAGTAAACGCCGTTGTAcccaaatgtaaaaaaatgcttgacatatttgtttttgtattgtttcagaATGTGATAGATGGAGATCTGTGTGAGCAGTACAACTCATTGGAGCCGGCCAAACAGAAAGCTATCGCCACCGATCTCGAGAGGACGCCCGCCGAGGTGTCTAAAAAACTGGAAGACATTAGAACTAGATACGCATTTTAAGTTAATCTTGTGGTGATTCCGTTTAATTAATTCtagtataagtaataaaaatgaataaaaacattgattattttattttaaaccccCAACGTGATACAAACATCAAGTcttaaccgattcattgccaccttcattttcgtgaacatttcagccaggccccattcattggtcggtggctcaccatttgagccatcggcctccctgaaggatgactcaactgatgagtcattggctccttgtaatgatttaatgcttttcgccatcattcgagccagtctgacaaccagaaacgtgttactgtgttctcctattcgaatttgtggataataaaagttaatatggcgtttcaaggtagtatttgttggttttaatgaaatattgcagaggtagtaaacattttagtagtattcaatcattatttattattgtaatattatttgtagataatcaggactacgacgattttactgaatgtagccaggcaatgtttactgatttccatgatcaacaaattgaagataaagtaaatcaaggttttccaagctgtagtcaatcgattttacaaaaaagtgtaccaaAGAAGCGTCCATTCACTCAATCTCGTAAATTTTCAAACAAGCATTtcttgtatatttgtataattgaatatgtgtaggtatatatataaaaagaataGCTCCTCGAACGAGcaattattgtgtttataaattttataaatatatatatatttatttaaatatatgcaaCAAAGGCTTGTAtagcgatttaaaaaatattcaagatgttttgcggcagttatacaaaaggtttatgacacctgactaataaaaatattctctaaattgaagggccaggtctgatattcacggaaatgtttaatgagatctgaaaaatggtagtttaagtgtttttttttttcttaatatccgtttttatacaattttggtttgactcaccaattgagccatcggccttcctaaaggttttttaatgactcaactgttgagtcattggccatgaatcggttaaatccatactaatataaatgcgaaagtaactcagTCTGTCCGTCTGtgactcaatcacgcctaaactactgaaccaatttgcatgaaatttgttatggagatattttgatacccgagaaaggacatagggtaCTTTTATGTCCGTATACccagcagggcccttcgtctgattcgattgaatactaaagtttcacttaggtaatattttataccttccgaatagtgtaagtaaaattattgtaccTCAACAGTTATGcgagaaaattgaattaatttccagCAGGGCCCTCCGTGGTTTGAAGGTCTTCAGACCTGTAGTGTATGTGCCTGTATAGCGGTGCATTAGTACCTTTAGATTATCtttgttttcttgaaaaaaagttattagtttataagaaatatacctacaaaatgtttataatgccagcagggcccttttttgttttgggggtttcagtccaaacaatcatatttcctagcagcattctatttgtacttttcaaaaaacttatcgcttaattcaaataatgaataataataagtaaataaatcagataaaaaaaatctaaaaaaataaaattactctgtagcgctaccatgagttgttAACTAaagtctcccggagacactgtagttctcgtaaaactcgaacagcgcctctagcggatagttaacgtaccaaaattgctaccatatttaataatgtgtagttaaattaaacaacagtgaatgtagattggctttgtcgttcattctttccctatttgagcccactgttgtagttgcgttctcacgttaactactctagtttttaactacgccaactcatggtagggctacagaTATCTAAAGATGgctatacttattatttgattatttatgtgatgcgaccaatgaaataaaaatcagtttgtatgttatactagctatatttttatcacaaataagttctaaattctaaatgaCAATACGTAATCTCACAAATGAAACTCTGTAACTGATGTGCGACATCCATACACTACGGTATCGGCAAATTTTATCATCTACCctcaattttttatattattcaattcTATATGTTTTTCGAAGATATTCAACTACGTACCTGCCTAaaccttactaatattataaatgcgaaagtgtgtttgttagtttgtttatgtattatgtagCGATGTTAtggtaattatgattttttttatagatagatagTTAGGAGACTGGAGAgcgacataggctactttttaccgcggTAAAACCTCTCATTCATTTGACCACGCGGGTGGAGTCGCTGGCAACAGCTAGTATAACAtacaaactgatttttatttcattggtcgcatcacataaataatcaaataataagtatagcCATCTTTAGATAtcagagtaattttattttattagattttttttatctgatttatttacttattattattcattatttgaattaagcgataagttttttgaaaagtacaaatagaatgctgctaggaaatatgattgtttggactgaaacccccaaaacaaaaaagggccctgctggcattataaacattttgtaggtatatttcttataaactaataac contains:
- the Sf3b3 gene encoding splicing factor 3b subunit 3 isoform X1, which produces MYLYNLTLQGSTSITHAVHGNFSGTKQQEIVISRGKTLELLRPDPNTGKVHTLMKVEIFGVIRSMMSFRLTGGTKDYIVIGSDSGRIVILEYIPKKNILEKVHQETFGKSGCRRIVPGQYLAIDPKGRAVMIGAIEKQKLVYILNRDAEARLTISSPLEAHKSNTLVYHMVGVDVGFENPMFACLEIDYEEADSDPSGEAAQKTQQTLTFYELDLGLNHVVRKYSEPLEEHANFLITVPGGNDGPSGVLICSENYLTYKNLGDQHDIRCPIPRRRNDLDDPERGMIFVCSATHKTKSMFFFLAQTEQGDIFKITIETDDDMVTEIKLKYFDTVPVATAMCVLKTGFLFVACEFGNHYLYQIAHLGDEDDEPEFSSAMPLEEGDTFFFAPRPLRNLVLVDELDSLSPILACRVADLAGEDTPQVYLACGRGPRSSLRALRHGLEVAEMAVSELPGSPNAVWTVRRHKDEEYDSYIIVSFVNATLVLSIGETVEEVTDSGFLGTTPTLSCHALGNDALVQVYPDGIRHIRADKRVNEWKAPGKKSIVKCAVNQRQVVIALTGGELVYFEMDPTGQLNEYTERKKLSTEVSCMALGSVATGEQRAWFLAVGLNDNTVRIISLDPSDCLSPRSMQALPAGAESLCIVEQPFESGAKSALQLNIGLSNGVLLRTTLDSVSGDLADTRTRYLGSRPVKLFKVRVQAAEAVLAVSSRTWLGYHYQNRFHLTPLSYECLEYAAGFSSEQCAEGIVAISSNTLRILALEKLGAVFNQTYLPLEYTPRKFVINTDNNHIFILETDHNSYTEDMKKQRRVQMAQEMREAAAGGGPEEQQLANEMADAFLSDTLPENVFSSPKAGAGMWASQIRVVDMGTSGGQPTTLFKLPLEQNEAAVSGCIVRWVAHAEHAQPHLVVGVAKDMILSPRSCTQGSLHVYKIYGSTGKLELVHKTPIDEYPGALAPFNGKLLAGVGRMLRLYDIGRRKLLRKCENRHIPNLIADIKTIGQRIYASDVQESVFCLKYKKRENQLIIFADDTNPRWITNSCILDYDTVAMSDKFGNVAVMRLPQSVTDDVDEDPTGNKALWDRGLLNGASQKGDITVNFHVGETVTSLQRATLIPGGSEALLYATVSGSLGVLLPFTSREDHGFFQHLEMHMRSEHMPLCGRDHLSFRSYYYPVKNVIDGDLCEQYNSLEPAKQKAIATDLERTPAEVSKKLEDIRTRYAF
- the Sf3b3 gene encoding splicing factor 3b subunit 3 isoform X2 produces the protein MYLYNLTLQGSTSITHAVHGNFSGTKQQEIVISRGKTLELLRPDPNTGKVHTLMKVEIFGVIRSMMSFRLTGGTKDYIVIGSDSGRIVILEYIPKKNILEKVHQETFGKSGCRRIVPGQYLAIDPKGRAVMIGAIEKQKLVYILNRDAEARLTISSPLEAHKSNTLVYHMVGVDVGFENPMFACLEIDYEEADSDPSGEAAQKTQQTLTFYELDLGLNHVVRKYSEPLEEHANFLITVPGGNDGPSGVLICSENYLTYKNLGDQHDIRCPIPRRRNDLDDPERGMIFVCSATHKTKSMFFFLAQTEQGDIFKITIETDDDMVTEIKLKYFDTVPVATAMCVLKTGFLFVACEFGNHYLYQIAHLGDEDDEPEFSSAMPLEEGDTFFFAPRPLRNLVLVDELDSLSPILACRVADLAGEDTPQVYLACGRGPRSSLRALRHGLEVAEMAVSELPGSPNAVWTVRRHKDESTIGR